ATTAGGTAATTACCTTTGGATTCCTGCAAGAATAGTTATTGCTTTAGCAATAATAATTGTGGGCACAAGACTTGGAATAATCGCGAATCAAAATGGAAGGATATTAGATCTAGATGAAGAAATTAAATACTCAATTTTATTAAAGTTATTTATTTTCCCTTTTCTTATTTTTTTAGCTTGCAATTTCTTAAATTTTACCTTCAACCAATCAGCAGCAGTAATTCTTCAAGCAGGAACCCCAACAGCAATATCTACAATATTAATGGCAGAAGCATATAGCGTTAAGCAAAAAATCGCTTCAAAAATTCTTTTTACTACGACTTTGATTTCAATAATTACAATTCCTCTATTAAAAATCTTAATGGATGCATTTATTTAAATGACTCTAGGCAGGTGATATACATGCATGATTAATGAATATTGTAAAGATAATATCCCGATAACTATATAATGTCTTAAGATTCAGGTTATGAAGTCAGCGAACCCTGAAAATGAATATGTCCCTTTAAATTTAAGGATTTCTGTGAGAAGGGATACTCTAAGGCTAATCTCAGAGATGGCCCATGATATGGGAATAAGCATTAATGAAGTTTTTAGTTTTTTAGCCGAAGATTCAGTAATCGATCTTGAACTACTGGAAGATTTGAATGAAGTTGATATCCCCAGCAAGTGCAGCATTGATGATCTTAAAAAAGCTCTTTTAAGAAAAAGACTTTGTTAAAATTTTTCAACTTTTCTATTTTTCCAGTCAGCTTTGTAACCACTATTCACAAAAAATTCAGAATACTTATTCAAATCACTTTTCTGAATTCTCCATAAATTATAAATACCATATTTACCCAATTTCTGATGTTCAATTTTTGACCATTGCTGCTTGCTGGAAGAGTATTCATCTATCACAACCAATAAAGATTTGTAGTCATAGTCAGGTTGATCTTCATAATTTTCTCTCCTATCATTACTTAACCTATCTGACAGATTAATTAATCCTGCTATGGTATTTGGTTCATAAAAAACTATTTGTCTCGAATAAAAATGCAATGATGGTTTTCTAATACCAATCATGGCTAAAGTTTCCTTTTCCTCGCGAATATCTAAAATTAATTTTGAGATATTCCTCAAAGGTAGTTGCCTAGAAGTATCAGCCAATTTTCTTATTGGGAACATCAAAAAAGATTGTCCAATTAAAAGTAAAATTTGAAGAAAAAGAAGGATATTTTTGGATTTTACAGAAAGTAAAATTATTGCAAAAAGTGTAAATGAACAGAAAAACAATTTAGCTTTAAAAATTATCCCAGAGCTTAATAATTCGGATGCAAGATTTGGCATTTCAGGATCATTTATTGAACTTAACCAATTATTTGAGAAAAAGAATGCCATTGAGACGCCAAACAAAATGAAAATATTAAAAATCCATAAATATAGATGACTTTTACTTGAATTTTTTAAGTTAATAAAGCTATTACTAAGTAAGATTGCGGCTGCTGGAATTGCTGGCAACCAATAGCTTGGTAGTTTCGTGGCAGAAAGACTAAAGAATATTAAAACTGATGTTAACCAGCATAGAGCATATGTATAAAGGGATTCAGTGACATTTGAACTATCTTTTGAACTCTTCAAGAAATCCTTAACAGCTTTAAATATTCCGTGAAACAAAAAAGGAGTGAATGGTAATGAAGCCAATATCATTATGTAAAGAAAAAACCAGAATGGTTCTGCATGATTATTTACGACTGAGGTATATCTTTGAAAATTATGGTAACCAAAAAAATTGTCCCAAAAAGGCTTACCCTCTTTTAATAGTTCTAAAATGTACCATGGAACACTTATTAGAATTGTTAATAAAAAACCTTTCTTAGGGTTTATCTTGTAGAGAAGCGTTTTCCAGTTCTTCTGACTAAACAAGAAAGACGTAATAGTAAATATTGCCAAAACTAACGCAACAGGGCCTTTAGTTAAAATTGCAAACCCCAAACATACCCACGCTGAAATGCATTGATCATTATTATCACTTGCCATTCTCCTCCAAAACAAAAGCAGGCTAATCCCTAACGTTCCAGTTAAAAGGGCATCACTAACCGCAGTTCTACTCCAGATAATTATCAATGGAGACAAAGCAAATCCAAATGATGCAACTATTGGAGTAAGGAATTGCCTACCACCCTTCTGTGGCCAACAAAACAACGTATCTCCAATCATCAACATTAAAAACAATGATCCCAAAGCTGAAGGGAGTCTTGCTGAAAGTGTCCCGAAACTATCCCAAATCTCGTTTTTCGGCAATGAGTAAAAAAAACCCATTAGCCAATATATTAATGGAGGCTTATCAAAACGGAACATTCCATTAACTTTTGGCGTTAACCAGTCACCAGATTCACTCATAGCCCGTGCTGCGGCTGCGAATAAGGGGGGGGTCTCATCCACCAGACCTGTACTACCTAAACCCAAAATAAATATAATGATCCCAGAAATCAAAACTATTGTTGAGTTTAAAAGCCTTTTTTTTGAGTTCAGAAGAATCATTTAATATATTAATTTTATTTATATTCAACGATTACCTTATTAAGCCAGTTCACAACCTTGTTAGCAAATTTATCTGCGGAGGCATTCTTTTCTACCCACTCTCTACAATTTTTACGATTTATTTTTTCAATAATTTTTCCGTAGTAAAGCAAAGTTTCCTTATCATCAGGATTAACAAGATAGCCTGTTTGACCATGCTGAATAATTTCACTAGGTCCTCCCCTTTTATAAGCTATAACTGGCACACCACAAGCTAAAGCTTCAACAATAACGTTCCCATATGCCTCATTCCATTTCGGAGTATTTAGCAACCCCCTGCATTTACCAAGTTCTTTTTGTAATTCATCGGTTGACAAAAACCCCATCCAATCTATAGCTCCTTGAGGAAATGATTTTTCTACCTTTGATGCATATATCTCATCTTCAATAAATCCCCAAACTTTTAATTTTTCGCCAAGTTCATTTGCTACATAAACTGCATCCTCCAAACCTTTCTCAGGCGCCACTCTCCCAACCCATGCCAAGGGCCCCTTCACTGATTCTTGGAAAGTATAATTATTTAAATTAAACCCATTCCCAATTATTGTTGGTTTTTTTATGAATGGATAATCATTAGCTTGCACTTTTGAATGAAAAGCAAAATTATTTGGGTACTTAGCATATACCTTGGAAATTAAATTACTAATAACTGAACTTTCAGAACCCATACTAATAAGATGTGCAATGGGTATCTCTATATTTAAAGTCATCCAAATAGGTAACCAATCATATGACATGTTTAACAATACATCTGCATTTTTAGCTATATCTAATCCCTTTTCTAGCATTCCTGCTAAAAGAGAATTATCTGGAATGATCACGGGAGAATTGTAATCTTGATGCTGCCAACTAATTTGATTTTCACCTTCCACAAAATGTAATTTTGCTTTTACATTACTTTCATGTAAATTAGAATTTTTTGGAGCAACAATCTCAACAGAATGACCTAAGGAAATTAAACCTGACACTAAAGAATTTAGTGTTAATTCGACTCCTCCACCTTTTCCGCTCCCCAAGAATCCTATTGGAGTACTAATCAAAACTATTCGCATTATTAGACTATTTACAAAAAGACCTTTATCAAATAGTAGTATCAGAAAATTTATTTTCCCATAAACTTTTTCTCTGGCTAACAAAAAATACCGAGATAAGAACAAACACTACTCCTATCCACTGAACAATAGTGAGCCTTTCATCCAACCAAACACCTCCACTTAGAAGAGCAAAAACAGGAGTTAAAAATGCAAGAGTACTAAATCCAGTTATTTCTTTATTATTAGCAAAGTAAAAAAATAATCCATAAGCTATTGCACCTCCAAAAATACTTGCAAATGACATAAGTCCCCAATCAAATATTGACCAATCTGGGATTATTTTGAAACTTGATTGTAAACAGTGCTTAATAATTAAGGGCAAACTCCCTAAAACCATATGCCAACCAGTAACTGCAACTGGATCACTTTTAGTACATGTGAATCTAATTAAAATTGTTCCTAATGCCATAGCCAGAGAAGCTGCAAGCATCCAAAGTTCTCCAAAGTTAAAAGCAACATTATTTATAGACATATCAGACATTAACCACCAATTCCCTAAAAGTTCTTGTGGAACTCCTAAAAATATAATTCCTCCCAAGCCAAATAGTAGTCCTAACCAACCTATTGGATTAATCAAATTTCCAAAAATTGCCCTCGCTAAGATAGCTACTAAAAGTGGTTGAGAATCAATTAAAACAGACCCTAAACCTGCTCCAGTTTTTTCAATACCATAAGTTAAAAACAACTGAAAAAAAGTGGCATCGACAATCGTAAAAACAAAAAACCACTTCAAATCGCACTTATAAATTTTTAAATCTCTTTTAAGCAAATATGTTGTTATTAGGACAAGAATCCCTGCAGGAAGTAATCTTAAAGAAGCCACAAACTCTGGACCAGCACTTGATACTAAGGGAGTCATGGCCGCCATTGAAGTACCCCAAAGTGCAAAAGGGAGTATCATTAAAAACCAATTTAGTATTGAATTCATTAGGTCTGCTGATAGTCTTTTTAAAGTAGTTTTATGAATTTACCTTAAAAAAATGATTTGGCCTTTTAGACGAAAGTCAAAAAAAAGAATGGCTCGCATAGTAATTGATGAGCCTATTACAAGTTCAACAAGAATTTCTGTCCTTAAAGCTCTTAAACAAATTGAGGATAGAGAATTTCCTGCTTTAATCGTGAGAATTGATTCTCCAGGGGGTACCGTCGGGGATAGCCAAGAAATATACTCTGCTATTAAAAGACTAAAAGATAAAGGATGTAAAGTCATTGCTAGTTTTGGAAACATCTCAGCATCAGGGGGTGTTTACATTGGTGTTGCATCTGACAAAATAGTTGCCAATCCAGGCACAATTACAGGATCTATTGGTGTGATTATAAGAGGAAATAATTTATCTGAATTGTTAGATAAAATCGGGATTAAATTTGAAACTGTTAAAAGCGGTGTATTTAAAGATATACTTTCTCCAGATAAACCTTTAAGCGAGGAAGGTAGAAATCTACTTCAAGGACTAATAGATGAAAGTTATAAACAATTTACTGAAGCTGTGGCTGAAGGAAGGAATTTACCTGTTGAAGAAGTAAGAAAATTTGCTGATGGAAGAATTTTTACTGGAACACAAGCACTTGAACTTAGACTTGTTGATAAAGTTGGAGATGAATTTGTTGCAAGGGAACTTGCCGCAGAAATGGCTAATATTGATCCCAAAATTCAGCCCTTAACATTTGGAAAGAAAAAGAAGAAAATACTTGGAATAATTCCTGGAAGTAGAATAATTGAGAAAATTATCAATAATATCTTTTTTGAGTTTGACTCATCTAATAAAGTACTTTGGTTATATAAGCCTTAAATCAATATGTCTGAAATAATGAAAGATGATTATAAAATTTCATTTATTCGTGGAGCTACAACAGCATCTGGGAATTCGGTAAGGGAAATAGAAGATGCTGTAGTGGAATTAATTGATGAATTAATTTCACGAAACAATCTGATTAAGAAGAACATTTTATCCATTACATTCACCGCAACAAAGGATTTAGATGCATGTTTCCCGGCTTCAATTGCAAGAAAATTTAATGGACTCGATTCAGTCGCATTTATAGACTGCCAACAAATGTACGTATCCAATGATATTAATTTCTGTATAAGGATAATGGCTCAAGTTTTACTTCCACTCAATAATCCAATAAAACATCCTTATTTAAGAAACGCAGCAAAATTAAGGACAGATAGATGTTAATCTTAGTAAAAACTATTTTTCCTCAAATTTAATACCACGAACTCAACCTAATTAAATTTTATTTACTCAATGTTAAAAAACACAAGGAAATCTACTTTAAATCTTAAAATTTTAAGATTTTTTTTCATTCCTGCAATCTTAGTTTCAACTCCATTATTTGATAAGATCCAAGATGCTAAAGCAGGAATGGAATTCCAGTGGAATCAAGACTCTAGTTTTAAACGATTAAAGTGGTTTCAAAAAGAAAGCAAAAAGAAATTCAGAAATACAATTTATTTTTTCTTGAGGCCATCAGATAGAGCAGCTGATCTTTTAAAAATTAATCTAGCAGTACCTAAAACCTTTAAAACTACTATAAAAAATGAAAAAATTAGTTTTTGCAAAGTAAGAATAGGCGGTTTTGAGAATAGAACAAAATGTTTAGAAGATATTCCAGCTGATATCGAAATTAAAACTGATGAATCAGGCTTGCTTTCACTAGATATTTACCCCTATAGCCCAATACCCTCAAACAAGGACAGTTATGCAATTGTTTTAAAAGTCTTTAATCCCAGAAAATCAGGTTTATATCAATTTCATACATATGGGCAGCCTAAAGGAAAATCACTTTCATATTATTTAGGAAGCTCAACTATAGTGATCGATTAAATGATAAATTAAATAAGGATAATTAAACAAATGACTAAAAGAACTTTTGGCGGCACTTCAAGAAAAAGAAAACGTGTATCAGGTTTTAGAGTAAGAATGCGTTCTCATACTGGGAGAAGAGTTATTAAAAGTAGAAGACAAAAAGGTAGAGAAAGAATGGCTGTATAACCTCAAATTTAAATGGCCTTACCTAAGGATATGCGTTTAAAAGGTCATAGGACTTTTAATTATATTCATAAAAATTCCATAACATATCATGGAAAATTAATGACATTTAAAGTTGCAAGATCAAATCCAGAAATTCTCTTAACTCATAAGCTCACAAATAATTCAAACAAATTTAGAATCGCAATTGCTGTTAGCAAAAAGGTTTCAAAAAAAGCTGTAGAAAGAAATAAAATAAGAAGAATACTCCAAGAATGGTTATTAACAAACATTCAAAAAATTAATAACCACAAACCATATTGGTTACTTGTTAACCTTAGGTTTGGAGATTTCTGCAATGATAAGAGTAGACTTTTGGAGGAATTTCAAAACTTAATGTTCAAATCTCGTCTAATCAAATGATTAACATGAATGAAGAAATCTTTTATGAAGGTGGGCCTGCAAAAAGTGATTTAATAATAAATCTACTTGCGGGAATAACTATCCTTGGATTACCTTTTACTTTTGCAGCAGTTGTTAGGGCTCTTTGGTTGAGATATAAAATTACAAATAAACGAATCTCAATAGACGGTGGATGGTTTGGTAAAAATAAAACACAAGTTTCATTAAGTAACATCGAAGAAATCAGATCTATTCCAAGGGGATTCGGATCATATGGTGATATGGTTCTTATCCTAAATGACGGATCAAAGCTTGAAATGAAATCATTACCTTTATTCAGAGAGAAACAAAAGTTTATTGAAGAAAATATAAAAAAAAGATCACAAATCTCAGCCATCAACGAGGTAGAGGGATTTGCTACTAAATCCTAAATAAATTAATTACAAAAACCTTTTTTTCCTGTAAAATGAAATGTGTAGTAAAATTACACTCTTTTTAATATCGTGATAGGGTTCATTTCTGAAAAATTACTTATCCCGATTCTAGATTTTTTCTACGGTCTAGTCCCTAGTTATGGTTTAGCGATTGTTGCATTGACAGTCGTAATTAGAATTGCACTTTTCCCTTTAAGCGCTGGTTCCATTAGAAGCGCTAGAAGAATGAAGATTGCTCAACCAGTAATGCAAAAAAGGCAAGCAGAAATAAAATCTAAGTTTTCAGGTGATCCAAAGAGACAACAAGAAGAACTAGGAAAATTGATGAACGAGTTCGGAAGTCCCCTCGCCGGATGCCTTCCATTGATTGTACAAATGCCTGTATTATTTGCATTGTTCGCAACTTTAAGAGGCTCTCCATTTGCTGATGTACCTTACAACATAAACCTTAAGGTCGTTCCACAAGATCAAATAGCAGCTATTGATCCAAAACCTTATAAATCTCCAAGACATTCTATTTTTATAACAGAAAAATCACATTTTCCTGTTATAGCTACTATTCCTAATGGAACAAAATTAGGAACTGAAGAATCTATAAAAATAAATCTGCAAACTACAAATGGCAATAGCTATTCTGAAGTTTTATCTAAATATGATAATGGCTCAAGATTCCTCCCTACATGGAAGGTCTCAAAAGGTTCTGAGAATCTAAAAGTTTCCCAAGACGGTACAGTAACTGCAATTAAACCAGGTGATGCAACAATTGAAGCAAAAATACCTGGTCTTGCGGCAAAAAGTGGTTTTCTTTTTATTAAAGCTCTCGGTCAAGTTGGTTTTTATGTAGATGGGGCTATTAATTGGGATATTGCTGCATTAGTTGGTGCATTTGGATTAACTCTTCTTCTTTCTCAGGTGTTATCAAGCCAGGGGATGCCTGCTAATCCTCAGCAATCAACAGCCAATAAAATTACACCAGTAATGATTACAGGAATGTTTCTGTTTTTCCCACTACCTGCAGGAGTCTTACTATATATGGTTGTCGCCAATATATTCCAAGCATTTCAGACTTTTCTTCTTAATAAAGAATCTCTTCCTGAGAATCTTCAGAAAATTTTAGATCAACAAATGTTGGCCAAAAATGAAGTAATAAATACTCCTGCATCAACTATTTCAGACAAAAGATTACCTTTTGAACCCAATAGTAAAAAATAATTTTTTATTTTAAATAATGAATTCTTGGTGTAACAATTTAGAATTACTTATAAAATCAAGAACCTCACTAATTTGGGTAAGGACTAAAGAAGAAGAAAGATTAGAAAAATTAGTTAATTTCTCTTGTGAAAGATTAAATATTAAAAGATTTATCCGCTGGGATTGCATTAACGGTATTAAAGGATTAATAAATGAAGAAGGTAAATTTTCTAACAATCCCTTAGGAGTGCTTAATTGGCTTAAGGAACAAGGATCTGAAGTTTCAACAGTTTTATTAGTAAAAGATTTTCATAAATTTTATGATGATCCATCTATTAATAGAACTCTTAAAGAACTATCTTCAGCGCTTAAAGAAACTAGTAATAATTTAATCATTAGTTCTCATCTATTTCCATCATCAGAAGAGCTTGATGAATTGATGACAATTGAAAACTTACCTTTACCCGATCAAAAAGAATTGAAAAATCTAATAAAAAAAATTGCTAATAGTACTAATTCAAATCTTGAGGAACAAGACTTAAACCAACTTTCTATTGCTTCAAGTGGACTAACTGAAATAAAAGTCAAGCAAGTCACTGCTAAGGCTCTTGCTCAAAGAGGAAAAATAAGTAAAGAAGATATCAAAGATATACTTGAAGAGAAAAAACAAGTTATCGCCAGAAGTGAAATTTTAGAATTTTTCGAAGCTAAATCAGGTCAAGATGATATAGGTGGTTTAGATATTTTAAAAGTTTGGCTTAATCAAAGATATAGAGCCTTTTCTAAAGAAGCTAGAGATTATGGATTACCTATACCCAAAGGGGTCTTACTTGTTGGAGCGCAAGGAACAGGGAAATCACTTACTGCAAAATCGATTTCAAAGAGTTGGTCAATGCCTCTACTTAGGTTAGATGTGGGAAGATTATTTTCTAGCCTTGTTGGTTCAA
This region of Prochlorococcus sp. MIT 0604 genomic DNA includes:
- the rnpA gene encoding ribonuclease P protein component yields the protein MALPKDMRLKGHRTFNYIHKNSITYHGKLMTFKVARSNPEILLTHKLTNNSNKFRIAIAVSKKVSKKAVERNKIRRILQEWLLTNIQKINNHKPYWLLVNLRFGDFCNDKSRLLEEFQNLMFKSRLIK
- a CDS encoding glycosyltransferase family 4 protein, which produces MRIVLISTPIGFLGSGKGGGVELTLNSLVSGLISLGHSVEIVAPKNSNLHESNVKAKLHFVEGENQISWQHQDYNSPVIIPDNSLLAGMLEKGLDIAKNADVLLNMSYDWLPIWMTLNIEIPIAHLISMGSESSVISNLISKVYAKYPNNFAFHSKVQANDYPFIKKPTIIGNGFNLNNYTFQESVKGPLAWVGRVAPEKGLEDAVYVANELGEKLKVWGFIEDEIYASKVEKSFPQGAIDWMGFLSTDELQKELGKCRGLLNTPKWNEAYGNVIVEALACGVPVIAYKRGGPSEIIQHGQTGYLVNPDDKETLLYYGKIIEKINRKNCREWVEKNASADKFANKVVNWLNKVIVEYK
- a CDS encoding glycosyltransferase family 39 protein; protein product: MILLNSKKRLLNSTIVLISGIIIFILGLGSTGLVDETPPLFAAAARAMSESGDWLTPKVNGMFRFDKPPLIYWLMGFFYSLPKNEIWDSFGTLSARLPSALGSLFLMLMIGDTLFCWPQKGGRQFLTPIVASFGFALSPLIIIWSRTAVSDALLTGTLGISLLLFWRRMASDNNDQCISAWVCLGFAILTKGPVALVLAIFTITSFLFSQKNWKTLLYKINPKKGFLLTILISVPWYILELLKEGKPFWDNFFGYHNFQRYTSVVNNHAEPFWFFLYIMILASLPFTPFLFHGIFKAVKDFLKSSKDSSNVTESLYTYALCWLTSVLIFFSLSATKLPSYWLPAIPAAAILLSNSFINLKNSSKSHLYLWIFNIFILFGVSMAFFFSNNWLSSINDPEMPNLASELLSSGIIFKAKLFFCSFTLFAIILLSVKSKNILLFLQILLLIGQSFLMFPIRKLADTSRQLPLRNISKLILDIREEKETLAMIGIRKPSLHFYSRQIVFYEPNTIAGLINLSDRLSNDRRENYEDQPDYDYKSLLVVIDEYSSSKQQWSKIEHQKLGKYGIYNLWRIQKSDLNKYSEFFVNSGYKADWKNRKVEKF
- the aroH gene encoding chorismate mutase, with product MSEIMKDDYKISFIRGATTASGNSVREIEDAVVELIDELISRNNLIKKNILSITFTATKDLDACFPASIARKFNGLDSVAFIDCQQMYVSNDINFCIRIMAQVLLPLNNPIKHPYLRNAAKLRTDRC
- the sppA gene encoding signal peptide peptidase SppA gives rise to the protein MIWPFRRKSKKRMARIVIDEPITSSTRISVLKALKQIEDREFPALIVRIDSPGGTVGDSQEIYSAIKRLKDKGCKVIASFGNISASGGVYIGVASDKIVANPGTITGSIGVIIRGNNLSELLDKIGIKFETVKSGVFKDILSPDKPLSEEGRNLLQGLIDESYKQFTEAVAEGRNLPVEEVRKFADGRIFTGTQALELRLVDKVGDEFVARELAAEMANIDPKIQPLTFGKKKKKILGIIPGSRIIEKIINNIFFEFDSSNKVLWLYKP
- the rpmH gene encoding 50S ribosomal protein L34: MTKRTFGGTSRKRKRVSGFRVRMRSHTGRRVIKSRRQKGRERMAV
- a CDS encoding DMT family transporter yields the protein MNSILNWFLMILPFALWGTSMAAMTPLVSSAGPEFVASLRLLPAGILVLITTYLLKRDLKIYKCDLKWFFVFTIVDATFFQLFLTYGIEKTGAGLGSVLIDSQPLLVAILARAIFGNLINPIGWLGLLFGLGGIIFLGVPQELLGNWWLMSDMSINNVAFNFGELWMLAASLAMALGTILIRFTCTKSDPVAVTGWHMVLGSLPLIIKHCLQSSFKIIPDWSIFDWGLMSFASIFGGAIAYGLFFYFANNKEITGFSTLAFLTPVFALLSGGVWLDERLTIVQWIGVVFVLISVFFVSQRKSLWENKFSDTTI
- the yidC gene encoding membrane protein insertase YidC; protein product: MIGFISEKLLIPILDFFYGLVPSYGLAIVALTVVIRIALFPLSAGSIRSARRMKIAQPVMQKRQAEIKSKFSGDPKRQQEELGKLMNEFGSPLAGCLPLIVQMPVLFALFATLRGSPFADVPYNINLKVVPQDQIAAIDPKPYKSPRHSIFITEKSHFPVIATIPNGTKLGTEESIKINLQTTNGNSYSEVLSKYDNGSRFLPTWKVSKGSENLKVSQDGTVTAIKPGDATIEAKIPGLAAKSGFLFIKALGQVGFYVDGAINWDIAALVGAFGLTLLLSQVLSSQGMPANPQQSTANKITPVMITGMFLFFPLPAGVLLYMVVANIFQAFQTFLLNKESLPENLQKILDQQMLAKNEVINTPASTISDKRLPFEPNSKK
- a CDS encoding DUF2808 domain-containing protein translates to MLKNTRKSTLNLKILRFFFIPAILVSTPLFDKIQDAKAGMEFQWNQDSSFKRLKWFQKESKKKFRNTIYFFLRPSDRAADLLKINLAVPKTFKTTIKNEKISFCKVRIGGFENRTKCLEDIPADIEIKTDESGLLSLDIYPYSPIPSNKDSYAIVLKVFNPRKSGLYQFHTYGQPKGKSLSYYLGSSTIVID
- a CDS encoding PH domain-containing protein; this encodes MINMNEEIFYEGGPAKSDLIINLLAGITILGLPFTFAAVVRALWLRYKITNKRISIDGGWFGKNKTQVSLSNIEEIRSIPRGFGSYGDMVLILNDGSKLEMKSLPLFREKQKFIEENIKKRSQISAINEVEGFATKS
- a CDS encoding AAA family ATPase → MNSWCNNLELLIKSRTSLIWVRTKEEERLEKLVNFSCERLNIKRFIRWDCINGIKGLINEEGKFSNNPLGVLNWLKEQGSEVSTVLLVKDFHKFYDDPSINRTLKELSSALKETSNNLIISSHLFPSSEELDELMTIENLPLPDQKELKNLIKKIANSTNSNLEEQDLNQLSIASSGLTEIKVKQVTAKALAQRGKISKEDIKDILEEKKQVIARSEILEFFEAKSGQDDIGGLDILKVWLNQRYRAFSKEARDYGLPIPKGVLLVGAQGTGKSLTAKSISKSWSMPLLRLDVGRLFSSLVGSSEARTRETISRAEAMSPCILWIDEIDKGFGGDARSDGGTSQRVLASLLTWMAEKESAVFVIATANAIDRLPAELLRKGRFDEIFFLDLPTSEERLSILDLHLKKRRPSYSFPLSTIIDRTDGFSGAELEQAVIEGMHISFSENRELMEKDLIKAVSELVPLSRTAKEQIDLLKEWSSTGRARSAS